The following proteins come from a genomic window of Galactobacillus timonensis:
- the mobL gene encoding relaxase MobL, producing the protein MIVKNYFMVTGKSAPKTSSFKGIVSAETIFGSRSLFNYHDRKDATIDSNHVAGESLFEIKTGQEDSLMGYTGRGNATENSQKDARYFTQTSSGRLYTDEDRQRFADENRKYLEVNGKPIWEFIVSLDSYQFAKDHHCQTQEDWASITERLIPKIAKSIGISPVNLVYWEDFHTNTNNPHIHLTFFEKNLTRKRGKIPEKTEKYIKTLFVTEVVGRDLFKEKNGISVDEYLKTTKKKAHDELVTSIKSVDYRLCQGLADLYAKLPTNGRLQYNSYQMKPYKEELDSVITSLLQMDGVKEKYDEFMQTFDVLEDTPNEIMKGKIATMKEAEIKKLYTVTGNYLLNIFKTMDGAKSYQQLASLKKFKWTTDDETLQSMITAIRSKTNLTKSDEKFLLAAEKYLNNDHDPDALMQLQTLAAEGQPEAKHFENKRQQSVPITKLTLPSISRSVRKTERGLKRTVSEQKAELDSEIRQFLQENPDYYSELSRKNQIELEANKA; encoded by the coding sequence ATGATCGTAAAAAATTACTTCATGGTCACGGGGAAGTCAGCACCAAAGACTTCCTCGTTCAAAGGAATTGTCAGCGCTGAAACGATCTTCGGATCACGCAGCTTATTCAATTACCATGATCGAAAAGACGCAACGATTGACTCAAATCATGTTGCGGGTGAATCGCTTTTTGAAATCAAAACAGGCCAGGAAGACAGCCTGATGGGATACACCGGACGCGGAAACGCGACGGAAAATTCTCAAAAGGACGCACGCTATTTCACACAGACTTCTTCCGGAAGACTGTACACCGATGAGGATCGTCAGCGGTTTGCAGACGAGAACAGAAAGTATCTGGAAGTAAATGGAAAGCCAATCTGGGAATTCATTGTCAGCCTGGATTCGTATCAGTTTGCGAAGGATCATCATTGTCAGACACAAGAGGACTGGGCATCAATTACGGAGAGATTGATTCCGAAAATTGCAAAGTCAATCGGCATCAGTCCGGTTAATCTTGTTTACTGGGAAGACTTCCATACCAACACAAACAACCCGCACATTCACTTAACTTTTTTTGAAAAGAACTTAACCAGGAAGCGGGGAAAGATACCTGAGAAGACAGAAAAATATATCAAGACATTATTTGTGACTGAGGTTGTGGGACGAGATCTGTTCAAAGAGAAAAATGGAATTTCCGTAGATGAGTATCTGAAAACAACAAAGAAGAAAGCACATGATGAGCTTGTAACTTCCATTAAATCCGTTGACTACAGATTGTGTCAGGGCCTCGCGGATCTGTATGCGAAGCTGCCAACTAACGGACGGCTTCAATACAATTCCTATCAGATGAAGCCATATAAAGAAGAACTGGATTCCGTCATTACTTCGCTGCTTCAGATGGATGGAGTAAAGGAAAAGTATGATGAGTTCATGCAGACCTTTGATGTTCTGGAAGACACGCCGAATGAAATCATGAAGGGCAAAATTGCCACGATGAAGGAAGCGGAAATAAAGAAGTTGTATACAGTCACGGGCAATTATCTTCTGAATATTTTCAAGACAATGGATGGAGCTAAGAGTTATCAGCAGCTTGCCTCATTAAAAAAATTCAAATGGACTACGGATGATGAAACACTCCAGTCGATGATCACAGCGATTCGATCCAAAACAAATCTCACGAAGAGCGATGAGAAGTTTCTGCTTGCGGCGGAAAAATATCTCAACAATGATCATGATCCGGATGCGCTCATGCAGCTTCAGACACTTGCAGCAGAAGGCCAGCCGGAAGCAAAACATTTTGAAAACAAGCGGCAGCAATCTGTTCCGATCACGAAGTTAACGCTGCCTTCTATCAGTCGGTCCGTGAGAAAAACGGAGCGCGGATTGAAACGAACTGTATCAGAACAGAAGGCGGAACTTGATTCAGAGATCCGGCAATTCCTCCAGGAAAATCCGGATTATTATTCCGAACTTTCAAGAAAGAATCAGATTGAACTGGAGGCGAACAAAGCATAA
- a CDS encoding VirB4 family type IV secretion system protein, whose protein sequence is MNRKPKMSRIEKKRANQLKSAKKSAKKIKKKLATTLAWMDVSSVEDDRITIKRDKKTLFIKGVKLSPHDIFIDDIPTQAQLINRLRMALNNVPYELWFGFVYAPVNIDQHLNNLDAALDEETDPICKRMIQSDQSKAEWFIGNFSELEFFVMVRDSDQERLEKKLNDLYAGMRVGGMDPSILNARDYYNYLSFVFENPNVNDYVFSRGIFSFFNQNFIWNEEEERWEDRDTTETFERFGGDPIPNIAPEWNEVKRSRIAPVSLQISSDHMILGDIFMTNLLVTSIPQFFSLGFFSGLLNDKNIKLSITTSKLNVSTSVMLRKEYNEKEREVQRTTDPSYRQRLVNELSSLDNYIKDVQAKNDRTHNVTVILTICSDNLQNLKLAKRDMKENLRGMGIYTSDGRFLQEQLFRLSNPLFIDTKMEPIVKENVGIPLTSDALAGLYPFVFETMKDNNGFLLGNELHQGGVILMDPFYYRNQAEDSRGNKRINGNIVVVGASGMGKTTTMNLFIRHFIMKKVKLLWIDPENKNRSLATKYGGAFIDWGEPGNVINVFDLKPNDTDDADEGWQERMWDTQIAVNRAIIRVDTVLHLLFPDLDPLTDSCTNEITLMAFKKVGIAPDKDGVWPSFKGRNRKEYPTFETFYDCIKETIDTFTADTTRTRELKILNDLELAMRQMIHKTSGKYADYFDGYTTVGVKRTARQIMAFGTKSLFNAEDRLQRALYYVMFNYAWAECLDAKQYSAFIIDEAHTMILKDKTAELVSQFYRRSRKYQNVMLLGTQEPRDFADPRVLTDGKAIFNNSAYKIVLGLGHDATEDIRKLETLNVSEAALIESFQQGQALLLAGDRRIAINVLATEDELSDMRGSSDF, encoded by the coding sequence ATGAACCGGAAACCAAAGATGAGCCGGATTGAAAAGAAACGGGCTAATCAGCTGAAATCCGCTAAGAAAAGCGCAAAGAAGATCAAGAAGAAACTTGCGACAACGCTTGCCTGGATGGATGTTTCTTCCGTCGAAGATGACCGGATAACCATTAAACGCGATAAGAAAACGCTTTTCATTAAGGGCGTGAAGCTTTCCCCGCATGACATCTTTATTGATGATATTCCTACCCAGGCACAGTTAATCAATCGGCTGCGAATGGCACTAAACAACGTTCCGTATGAATTGTGGTTTGGATTTGTTTATGCGCCAGTCAACATTGACCAGCACTTGAACAACCTTGATGCTGCTCTGGATGAGGAAACGGATCCGATCTGTAAGCGGATGATCCAGTCGGATCAGAGTAAAGCCGAGTGGTTTATCGGCAATTTTTCCGAGCTGGAGTTCTTTGTTATGGTCCGTGATTCTGACCAGGAACGGCTGGAGAAGAAGCTCAATGATCTGTATGCCGGAATGCGTGTCGGTGGAATGGATCCTTCTATTCTGAATGCACGGGATTATTACAACTATCTTTCCTTTGTGTTTGAAAATCCGAACGTCAATGACTATGTTTTCAGCCGTGGTATCTTCAGCTTCTTTAACCAGAACTTTATCTGGAATGAGGAAGAAGAACGGTGGGAGGACAGGGACACAACCGAAACGTTTGAGCGTTTCGGAGGAGATCCGATCCCGAATATTGCGCCGGAATGGAATGAAGTCAAACGATCCAGAATTGCCCCGGTGTCGCTTCAGATCAGCAGCGATCATATGATCCTGGGCGATATTTTCATGACAAATCTGCTTGTGACGTCCATTCCGCAGTTCTTCTCCCTTGGATTCTTCAGCGGGCTGCTCAATGATAAGAACATCAAGCTATCGATTACAACATCAAAGCTGAATGTCTCTACATCGGTAATGCTGCGGAAGGAATACAACGAGAAGGAGCGGGAAGTACAGCGCACAACGGATCCGTCTTACAGGCAGCGTTTAGTCAATGAATTGTCTTCCCTCGACAATTACATTAAGGACGTTCAGGCGAAAAATGACCGGACACATAACGTTACGGTGATCCTGACGATCTGCTCTGATAATCTTCAAAATTTAAAGCTTGCCAAGCGCGATATGAAGGAAAATCTACGTGGAATGGGTATCTATACCTCTGACGGAAGATTTCTTCAGGAACAGCTTTTCCGGCTGTCTAATCCATTATTTATAGATACAAAGATGGAACCGATTGTGAAGGAAAACGTCGGGATCCCTCTGACCAGTGACGCGCTGGCCGGGCTGTATCCGTTTGTCTTTGAAACCATGAAGGACAATAACGGATTCCTGCTTGGAAACGAGCTGCACCAGGGCGGTGTGATCCTGATGGATCCGTTCTATTATCGGAACCAGGCGGAGGATTCCAGAGGCAATAAACGTATCAACGGCAACATTGTTGTGGTCGGTGCTTCCGGAATGGGAAAGACAACGACCATGAACCTGTTTATCCGGCACTTCATTATGAAGAAAGTTAAGCTGCTATGGATTGATCCGGAGAACAAGAACAGGTCGCTTGCCACAAAATACGGCGGAGCGTTCATTGACTGGGGCGAACCAGGGAACGTTATTAACGTGTTTGATCTGAAACCGAATGATACGGATGACGCGGATGAAGGATGGCAGGAACGGATGTGGGATACCCAAATAGCCGTGAACCGTGCAATCATCCGCGTTGATACCGTCCTCCATCTTCTGTTTCCGGATCTTGACCCGCTGACGGACAGCTGCACTAATGAGATAACCTTAATGGCTTTTAAGAAGGTCGGAATTGCGCCGGATAAGGACGGAGTATGGCCTTCCTTCAAAGGACGGAACCGCAAGGAATATCCAACCTTTGAAACCTTCTATGACTGCATTAAAGAAACCATAGACACCTTTACGGCGGATACAACAAGGACCCGTGAGCTGAAGATTCTGAACGATCTGGAGCTTGCTATGCGCCAGATGATCCACAAGACTTCCGGTAAATACGCAGACTACTTCGATGGGTATACGACGGTAGGCGTGAAACGGACAGCACGACAGATCATGGCCTTCGGAACCAAGAGCTTGTTTAATGCGGAGGACCGTCTTCAGAGAGCGTTGTACTATGTGATGTTTAACTATGCCTGGGCCGAGTGCCTTGACGCGAAACAATACTCTGCATTCATTATTGATGAAGCACACACAATGATCCTGAAGGACAAGACCGCAGAACTTGTTTCGCAGTTCTACCGACGCAGCCGCAAGTATCAGAACGTAATGCTGCTGGGGACGCAGGAGCCGCGTGACTTTGCAGATCCAAGAGTATTGACTGATGGTAAAGCAATTTTTAATAACAGTGCTTATAAGATCGTACTTGGCCTGGGGCACGACGCAACGGAAGACATCCGGAAGCTTGAAACGCTGAATGTTTCGGAGGCGGCATTGATTGAATCCTTCCAGCAGGGCCAGGCACTTTTGCTTGCTGGTGACAGACGTATTGCCATCAATGTTTTAGCAACCGAGGATGAGCTTTCTGATATGCGGGGCAGTAGCGATTTTTAA
- a CDS encoding conjugal transfer protein TrbL family protein, translating to MTDDGSIMMNAFRAVMWVFVEKALEICDLCYQLVQEMFGINLDKFPWIWTWLTILSALLIFFVAVRLVVLMIRAQFDDQSVEMLSGVDLLRRITVMIVILALIPTTLTLMSRVSSSLATIFPTLVSGSDSPSSILLEMSSLDFSQVGAKAETAITLKDVTDINLMEGDSYVYFPQTGNMVVVLFTSVVALYIYVMICIQIASRIIGLLLKICIAPFALSSLVDPKDQAFQTWVKLCAADFLATFFQSVLLVLAMTAIASIDVSTVAKVLFMIGALMGVLNAPQGISSLLGADVGAASGMQAIQSAMTMGYAMTSAGRVAAGGAKLAGKAAIGAATSSVYGVGRALGGKTFNPSKVPAAYVPGGGGGGEGGATGGAAAGSVGDVASGYSRPPGEDGASVDGLNRVSYANGINTRENTVANKIGRAADHARGFRGAAARAVLKMASGTYKAAGQKLYQNKYNRWTGNASPSAMTRMYNFRQSARNYARFVRNGQA from the coding sequence ATGACAGATGATGGAAGCATTATGATGAACGCCTTCCGCGCAGTCATGTGGGTCTTCGTTGAGAAGGCGCTGGAAATATGCGATCTCTGTTATCAGCTGGTTCAGGAAATGTTCGGGATCAATCTTGATAAGTTTCCCTGGATATGGACCTGGCTGACGATATTATCCGCACTGCTCATTTTCTTTGTGGCGGTCCGGCTTGTTGTCCTGATGATCAGGGCGCAGTTTGATGATCAGTCTGTTGAAATGCTGTCCGGTGTGGATCTACTGCGAAGAATCACAGTGATGATCGTAATTCTCGCGTTAATTCCGACAACACTGACTCTGATGAGCCGGGTCAGTTCTTCATTGGCAACGATCTTTCCGACGCTTGTTTCCGGATCCGATTCTCCTTCTTCAATCCTGCTGGAAATGTCTTCACTTGATTTCTCCCAAGTTGGAGCGAAAGCGGAAACAGCAATCACTCTGAAGGATGTTACGGATATTAACCTGATGGAAGGGGACTCCTACGTCTACTTTCCGCAGACCGGAAATATGGTCGTTGTCCTTTTTACGAGCGTCGTAGCACTTTATATCTATGTAATGATCTGCATTCAGATCGCATCCCGCATTATTGGTCTGCTGCTGAAAATCTGTATTGCCCCGTTTGCACTGTCTTCTTTGGTTGATCCAAAGGACCAGGCATTTCAGACGTGGGTAAAGCTGTGCGCAGCCGACTTCCTGGCAACGTTTTTTCAATCGGTATTATTGGTCCTTGCCATGACTGCTATTGCTTCAATTGATGTCTCAACCGTAGCAAAGGTCCTGTTCATGATCGGCGCTTTAATGGGCGTTCTGAATGCGCCGCAGGGCATTTCTTCTCTGCTTGGAGCCGATGTGGGCGCTGCTTCAGGAATGCAAGCAATTCAGTCTGCAATGACGATGGGCTATGCAATGACTTCAGCCGGACGGGTCGCAGCCGGAGGCGCAAAGCTGGCCGGAAAAGCTGCCATTGGAGCTGCGACCTCAAGCGTCTATGGGGTTGGTCGCGCCCTCGGTGGCAAGACCTTCAATCCTTCTAAAGTTCCTGCCGCATATGTTCCGGGAGGCGGCGGAGGTGGCGAAGGCGGGGCTACTGGAGGTGCCGCAGCCGGATCCGTTGGAGATGTGGCATCCGGCTATTCAAGACCACCTGGAGAGGATGGAGCGTCCGTTGATGGCCTGAACCGTGTCAGCTACGCAAACGGTATCAACACCAGAGAGAATACGGTTGCCAATAAGATCGGACGGGCTGCCGATCACGCCAGGGGGTTCCGTGGGGCGGCGGCCAGAGCGGTTCTGAAGATGGCCTCCGGAACATACAAGGCGGCTGGCCAGAAGCTCTATCAAAACAAGTACAATCGCTGGACCGGAAATGCTTCTCCTTCCGCCATGACAAGGATGTATAACTTCCGCCAATCTGCACGGAATTATGCACGTTTTGTAAGGAACGGTCAGGCATGA
- a CDS encoding type IV secretory system conjugative DNA transfer family protein yields MIVIGRIISVIIADALILFLGMQIANLIANAESILNGGVSFTLDYNILFWQGNNDYFHLVLLAIIGVDLLILLNPFFSKSYRERRKAMRKLSSKELEQYSQLSTVHQAKKGLLRLELSKDGHIANKEFDVVSVLIGKVCAVFWSCSAVYYVILLVAVIREKVFKSALGSFLGTVEKITVPFSLALLGSGILFLVLGRGYIRDYCDQVFDSAKKSWNQLLDTWSRNTPWKFSDMKKMNTRKRYNYNPQLPYVHGGLPILTKRKMLWVDPTASHSLIIGTTNSGKTFSVIHILIDIARMAGESMVINDLKGELYKMHYDSLIADGYDVKVLNFVDPDASDYWNPFGLVYKAYRNAQDEFERTYGSNEHYIAMMEAKKSLYRCLAKKEALYNLFAKQAAESSMERGSRRVPSKKILSHIDGRIAKARRIYREEKGLLGASPDFSDAFEYLKEIATAIGDEPNAKDRYWSDSAIHLIEGAVCFLLEQEELQPDGSLKRLEENQINFRNIKILVDQGLLPHKICGGTGMLLDYYLQNFRFPDDQSVIKLMEIVQTPDQTRTTIVSVFGNKMDLGTLNDRVAHMTSKTNFSFEDIGRKKTAVFMIVHDEKETYYPLVTLFVQQMYVELIKTARGSKGDKLPVPVHLIWDEFGLSPKLENIIQILAAARSRGVKMYMVVQDLAQLDAKYGKDLAKSIKNNVMNIVFLLSGEKESRSEISELAGEKLAWDKDTGKYNAVPVITKERLATLSLGDAVIIRQRKYPLITRYYPYNRYVFYKSLSQEGSFIRKPLPEIKTFRLADAYDDIVRMVSGGEEMQAIKEQMKEPEQPKPRPFPGSAEKHEVKDSSPFFWSGGESE; encoded by the coding sequence ATGATTGTTATTGGGCGAATAATCAGTGTGATCATTGCGGACGCACTGATTCTTTTTTTAGGAATGCAGATAGCGAATCTGATTGCCAATGCTGAGTCCATCCTTAACGGCGGCGTTTCATTTACGCTGGATTACAACATTCTTTTTTGGCAGGGGAACAATGATTATTTTCACCTGGTGCTGCTTGCGATCATCGGGGTTGATCTTCTGATCCTGCTCAATCCGTTTTTCAGCAAGAGCTACAGAGAGCGACGGAAGGCAATGCGTAAGCTGTCCTCTAAAGAACTGGAACAGTATTCGCAATTGTCAACCGTACATCAGGCAAAGAAGGGACTGCTGCGCTTGGAACTGTCAAAGGACGGCCACATTGCGAATAAGGAATTTGATGTAGTGTCCGTTCTGATCGGAAAGGTGTGTGCTGTTTTTTGGTCGTGCAGTGCCGTTTATTATGTGATTCTGCTGGTTGCGGTGATCAGGGAAAAGGTGTTCAAGTCTGCTTTGGGATCTTTCCTTGGGACGGTTGAAAAGATAACTGTTCCATTCAGCCTTGCGCTGCTTGGTTCCGGTATCCTGTTTCTTGTTCTTGGACGGGGATACATCCGTGATTATTGTGACCAGGTCTTTGACTCTGCTAAGAAATCCTGGAATCAACTGCTGGATACATGGTCCCGTAACACTCCGTGGAAATTCAGCGACATGAAGAAAATGAACACGCGGAAGCGGTACAACTACAATCCGCAGCTGCCGTATGTTCATGGAGGATTGCCGATCCTCACGAAACGAAAAATGTTGTGGGTGGATCCAACGGCAAGCCACTCTCTGATCATCGGTACAACGAACTCAGGAAAAACATTCTCCGTGATTCACATTCTGATTGATATTGCGCGGATGGCAGGGGAATCCATGGTGATCAATGACCTTAAAGGTGAGCTATATAAAATGCACTACGACTCCCTGATAGCAGACGGATACGACGTAAAGGTGCTGAACTTTGTAGATCCGGACGCATCCGACTACTGGAATCCGTTCGGGCTGGTCTACAAAGCCTACCGAAACGCACAGGATGAATTTGAGAGAACTTACGGATCCAACGAGCATTACATAGCGATGATGGAGGCAAAGAAGAGTCTTTACCGCTGCCTTGCAAAAAAAGAAGCACTCTATAACCTGTTTGCTAAACAGGCGGCGGAGAGCAGCATGGAGCGGGGAAGCAGAAGGGTCCCCAGTAAGAAAATCCTCTCGCATATTGACGGACGAATTGCAAAAGCCAGACGTATCTATCGGGAAGAAAAGGGACTGCTTGGTGCTTCTCCTGACTTTTCGGACGCTTTTGAATATCTCAAAGAAATTGCAACTGCCATTGGTGATGAGCCGAATGCGAAGGACAGATATTGGTCCGACAGTGCGATCCATCTGATCGAAGGCGCTGTCTGCTTTCTTCTGGAACAGGAGGAATTGCAACCCGATGGAAGCCTGAAACGTCTGGAAGAAAATCAGATTAACTTTCGCAACATTAAGATCCTGGTTGACCAGGGACTCCTTCCGCATAAGATCTGTGGCGGAACTGGCATGCTGTTGGATTATTACCTACAGAACTTCCGCTTTCCGGATGATCAGTCAGTTATCAAGCTGATGGAGATCGTTCAGACACCGGATCAGACGCGGACAACGATTGTTTCTGTCTTCGGTAACAAGATGGATCTTGGAACATTGAATGACAGAGTTGCCCATATGACTTCCAAAACGAACTTTTCCTTTGAGGACATTGGCCGAAAGAAGACAGCCGTATTCATGATCGTCCACGACGAAAAGGAAACTTACTATCCGCTTGTCACCTTGTTCGTACAGCAGATGTATGTTGAGCTGATCAAGACGGCCCGTGGCAGCAAAGGGGATAAGCTTCCGGTTCCTGTTCATCTGATCTGGGATGAGTTCGGTCTTTCTCCGAAGCTGGAGAACATTATTCAGATCCTGGCAGCTGCCCGTTCCCGTGGCGTGAAAATGTACATGGTTGTTCAGGATCTTGCACAGTTAGATGCTAAGTATGGCAAGGATCTTGCTAAGTCAATCAAGAACAACGTTATGAACATAGTTTTCCTGCTTTCAGGAGAGAAGGAGAGCAGATCCGAAATATCGGAACTAGCTGGTGAGAAACTTGCATGGGACAAGGATACAGGGAAATACAATGCGGTTCCCGTCATTACAAAGGAGCGTCTTGCAACGCTTTCATTGGGCGATGCCGTTATCATCCGTCAGCGCAAATATCCTCTGATCACGCGATACTACCCTTACAATAGATATGTGTTCTATAAGAGCTTGTCTCAGGAAGGATCATTTATCAGGAAACCGCTGCCTGAAATCAAAACATTCCGTCTTGCCGATGCCTATGATGATATTGTACGGATGGTAAGTGGCGGAGAAGAAATGCAAGCAATCAAGGAACAGATGAAGGAACCAGAACAGCCGAAACCAAGACCTTTCCCTGGCTCTGCCGAAAAGCATGAGGTAAAAGACTCATCACCATTCTTCTGGAGCGGCGGGGAAAGCGAGTAG
- a CDS encoding type III toxin-antitoxin system ToxN/AbiQ family toxin yields MSLRFYSVNNDYLSFLRLYDKHVVFNHGVHDRPYVGPVFSFGDFSYYIPLEHPKEKHNSMDDSIGLMGVGDPPIAVLSIINMIPIAKNEVEWLDFRTKSECFADDRQYKFLLQNQYQWVRDNEGRILRNATKLYCLKGQDELKGPYRKICCNFPLLEKACVEYEYPLDDLQQLPRAIEPDRLYLAAKPVLNKYQLINTFDFSTDGYEEGIFRGMNLHRDFAIFGINAEQEAFIYKRDMFDTSDSKTFDEAFMTSPVTDLRGLEISIGQQFEVMEKSPFLLR; encoded by the coding sequence ATGTCTTTACGATTTTATTCAGTCAACAATGACTATCTGTCATTTTTGCGTCTTTATGACAAGCATGTGGTGTTTAATCACGGAGTACATGACAGACCTTATGTTGGCCCGGTATTTTCGTTCGGTGATTTTAGTTATTACATCCCTCTGGAGCATCCGAAGGAGAAGCATAATTCAATGGACGATTCCATTGGCCTGATGGGAGTCGGGGATCCTCCCATTGCCGTTCTAAGCATAATCAACATGATTCCGATTGCGAAGAATGAGGTCGAGTGGTTAGACTTCCGGACAAAATCTGAATGTTTTGCGGATGATCGGCAATATAAATTCCTTTTGCAGAATCAGTACCAATGGGTTCGTGACAATGAAGGAAGAATCCTGAGAAACGCTACGAAACTATATTGTTTGAAAGGACAGGATGAACTGAAAGGACCATATAGGAAAATATGCTGTAACTTTCCTTTGCTCGAAAAAGCATGCGTTGAGTACGAGTATCCGCTCGATGATCTTCAGCAGCTTCCCAGGGCGATTGAGCCGGATCGACTGTATCTCGCTGCGAAACCTGTTTTGAACAAATATCAGCTGATCAACACCTTTGACTTCAGCACCGATGGATATGAGGAGGGTATCTTCCGGGGGATGAACCTTCACCGTGACTTTGCAATATTCGGGATCAATGCAGAGCAGGAGGCTTTCATTTACAAAAGAGACATGTTTGACACGTCAGATTCTAAGACGTTTGACGAAGCTTTTATGACTTCTCCAGTGACAGACTTACGGGGACTTGAAATATCAATCGGACAGCAATTTGAGGTGATGGAAAAATCACCTTTTCTTTTGCGCTAG
- a CDS encoding C40 family peptidase, which produces MMIIMLPTIMIGEVSNTLQNIWKSDTLIPGWHSILSSWQRQTRISVDTAEIMGCVEAGSADDAALRSCLQRVDTNGNLIFSDGQYEDIGTLFDSYRSDIDEYKGQIALSAFNQITRPAIYTVTHFYNATAGNQTAAAPTWMEDDSYTTIEPVEEYETETEKLECKETEPERQVFPYYLPTGSISKSYGFSLTNNAKRDANGNYSTFQPGPVYSGAGEVTAFSKGTVTDLDGTTLTLQVDNGFPLYAQYEGLDPADGIEEGSEVYVTQLIGSATGDLTFTVWTEINGSREYINPDLFGYNYSIDDSFSVPTDPIDPGAFSDILELCKALEGTKYTWGGEDPSTGFDCSGLVWYVFEKTRTYHWDRTTAAGQYQQCSMKPIALQDAQPGDLIFFYFGGGQIHHVGIWIGDGSGEFWSAINGGVRRTTINLYIIGSRSAGATGEYTFGRLATGG; this is translated from the coding sequence ATGATGATCATCATGCTGCCGACAATCATGATTGGAGAGGTTTCCAATACACTGCAAAACATCTGGAAGTCTGACACGCTGATTCCAGGGTGGCACTCGATTCTGTCATCATGGCAGCGACAAACAAGGATCTCTGTTGACACCGCTGAAATTATGGGCTGCGTGGAAGCCGGATCCGCCGATGATGCGGCATTGCGCAGCTGCCTTCAGCGTGTAGATACCAACGGAAACCTCATTTTCTCTGACGGGCAGTATGAAGACATCGGCACTTTGTTTGACAGCTACCGTTCTGACATTGATGAATACAAGGGCCAGATTGCATTGTCAGCCTTCAATCAGATCACAAGGCCAGCGATATACACTGTGACTCATTTCTATAATGCAACAGCCGGAAATCAAACAGCTGCTGCGCCGACCTGGATGGAGGACGATTCTTATACAACAATAGAGCCAGTTGAAGAATACGAAACGGAAACTGAAAAACTGGAATGCAAAGAAACAGAACCGGAGAGACAAGTCTTCCCATACTATCTGCCAACAGGATCCATTTCCAAATCGTATGGATTCTCATTGACGAACAATGCGAAGCGGGACGCAAATGGAAACTACTCAACGTTCCAACCAGGGCCAGTCTATTCCGGCGCAGGGGAGGTGACAGCATTTTCAAAAGGGACCGTAACTGATCTCGATGGAACAACGTTGACGCTTCAGGTAGATAACGGCTTTCCGCTTTACGCTCAATATGAGGGGCTGGATCCGGCAGACGGAATTGAAGAAGGATCAGAAGTCTACGTGACTCAGTTAATCGGATCTGCTACGGGGGATCTGACGTTTACCGTCTGGACGGAAATCAACGGCAGCCGCGAGTACATCAATCCGGACCTGTTCGGATATAACTATTCCATCGATGATTCCTTCAGTGTACCGACGGATCCGATTGATCCTGGAGCTTTCTCCGACATTCTGGAATTGTGCAAGGCACTGGAAGGAACAAAGTACACTTGGGGCGGGGAGGATCCGTCTACTGGTTTCGACTGTTCGGGGCTTGTCTGGTACGTCTTTGAAAAGACTAGAACCTATCACTGGGACCGGACAACGGCAGCTGGTCAGTATCAGCAATGTTCGATGAAGCCGATTGCACTTCAGGACGCGCAGCCAGGCGATCTTATTTTCTTTTACTTCGGGGGCGGACAGATCCATCACGTTGGTATCTGGATCGGTGACGGCAGCGGAGAGTTCTGGTCCGCAATTAACGGAGGTGTGAGAAGGACAACGATCAATCTGTACATCATCGGATCGAGATCCGCTGGTGCAACAGGCGAGTATACATTCGGACGTTTAGCGACAGGAGGATAA